The sequence AGCCCAAAATGGAATTTTAAAGGCACTTGGTTTTTAAGCATGAGCTTCAAAGTATCTAGCACGACACCAGGGCTCGAGAGCGGGGCTTTTTTAAACGCAGAAATAAGTCCAGCATTCCCAAAAGAAGTGCCGTTTGTACCATCGCCTTTTTCAATCACGCAGACCTTACGCCCTAATTTATGCATAGAATATGCACAAGAAAGCCCTACAATCCCACCGCCTATTACAACGACTTCTTTTTTCATGTTGATCGTCCCTTGTAAAGCGTTACTTAATGGCTATCGCTTCAATTTCTACTAAAGCGTCTTTAGGCAGTTTAGCCACTTGAAAGGTCGCTCTAGCCGGATAAGGCTCTTTAAAATAACTCCCATAGATTTCATTCACCACTGCAAAATCGTCTAAACTTTTCAATAAAATAGTCGTTTTGACCACGCTATCCATCCCTAAACCTGCTTCTTTTAAAATCGCTTTGATATTTTCCATTGATTGGGTGGTTTGAGAATGAATATCCGCGCCTTTAAATTCGCCGGTAGTTGCATCAATGCCTAATTGCCCAGAGACAAAGACAAGATCATTGGTAGCGATAGCTTGAGAGTAGGGACCTATAGCCTTTGGGGCTAATTTTGAGTGGATGACTTCTTTCATGACTGAAACTCCTATGATTAAAATGTTATGAACTCCAATTATTATTTAATCAAGCAACAAAAAAGAAACAAATGAGCACAAAACACCATGAGTTTTCATTTTATAGTAGGATATGTATATTTTTTACTCATATTTAGAAATTCTTAAACGGGTTTTGTTGGGGATTAGGGATTTATTTTAAACAAATATTGAAACTCAAAACCTTATTTTTAATTTTTCAAAGAAATTTTGTTTTTAAATTTTGTTTTATAATTTATCGTAAAACTCATTTTTTAAGGGGATAGGGGGGTATTTTGAAATAACTCTCCCCTTAACCCCCAACTAAATCCCCCTACACCCAAGACCGCTTTTTTAAGAGGTTATTGCTTGACTGGCGTCAAGCTCTTTTATTACTGGGTTGTAAAAAATGCTAAAAGCATTTTTCTATTAGCGCAAATATTAGTGCAAACAAATCTAAAATTTATTTAAAAATAAGATGAAATTTCTAACAAGCCCTTGACTTTTGTTACAAAATTTAGGTATGATGTCAATCGTTTTTTGAAAAAGAGTGCGGGAATAGCTCAGTGGTAGAGCACGACCTTGCCAAGGTCGGGGCCGCGGGTTCGATCCCCGTTTCCCGCTCCATAACTTAAGCAGTATTTTAGAGGATTTAAGATTGCGTTCAATCAAATTAGCTAGCTTAGCTAGCGTGTGCTTGGGCGTTTTGATGAGTGGTTGCGTTTTATCTTTTCTAGGAGATTAACAACTTTTTAGGCATCTTTGGTGAATGCACCGCGATCGTTCAAGGCGGCTAGCCTTACTATTTAGAGCGTAGTTGAGTCATCTTTCATTCCACTCTAGGCTTGAAGCCTGAATTGCCCAGGTGGTGGAATTGGTAGACACAAGGGACTTAAAATCCCTCGGTAGCAATACCGTGCCGGTTCAAGTCCGGCTTTGGGCACCATTGTTTGAGCCATTATTTCAAATTGATTATGGTCTGATTTTTTTATCTCTAGCATTAAAGTTTAAGGCGACATAGCCAAGTGGTAAGGCATGGGTCTGCAAAACCTTGATTCCCCAGTTCGAATCTGGGTGTCGCCTCCATATATTAGGTAGGGACTTTTTGTAAATATAACGGGAGATGGCTGAGTGGTTGAAAGCGGCGGTCTTGAAAACCGTTGAGGGTCATGCCTCCGGGGGTTCGAATCCCTCTCTCCCGGCCACTTGATTAAAATCCTTTAAGCGGTTGGTTTTGGCAAATTCATCTCTTTTATTAACAAAGAATTTTGTGAGTATTGATTGTCTCTTTTAATTGAAATTTAAGGATTAGTTTAAAGGATTTCTTACTAGTGGGATTGTCAGCGTTAAGCCTTATTGTTCCTTTTAGCGTTATTTTAATGGTTTTTTTCACCAAACGAGTCGCGCTCTCTTTATTTATGGGCATTGCAATCAGCGCTGTTTTAATGCATTCTTTGCATCTTCCTCAACTCGTAGAATATATTTATCATAAAATCACTGCCGTTTTTTATACTTATGAGCCAGAAAAAGGGCTTCATTTCAATCTTTCCAACCTCTATGTTTTTGGGTTTTTAATCTTTTTAGGCGTTTTGAGTCAAGTGATTTTTAAATCCGGTAGCGTGCAAAACTTTGTCAAAAAAGCTAGAAAACACTCTAAAAACGCTAAAACCCCTGAATTTATCGCCTTTTTTTCAGGCATCATTATTTTTGTAGATGATTATTTTAACGCCCTGACCGTGGGGCAAATCTCAAAGTCTTTAAACGACGCCCACAATTCCACGCGAGAGCGCTTGGCTTATATCATAGACTCCACTTCAGCGCCGGTGTGCTTGTTAGTCCCTATTTCTAGCTGGGGGGCTTATATTATGGGGATCATGAATAACGACAACTCGCCTTTATTGAAAGATGGTTTTTCGGTGCTTGTGCAAAGTTTAAGCAGTAATTATTATGCGATTTTTGCACTCATTGCGGTGTTTCTCACCATTCTATGGCAAATCAACCTCCCTAGCATGAGGAAGTATCAAAACATAGGCGTGAAAGATTTTTATAGCGAGCAAGAAGAGGATTCTTCAAAACTAGCCCCCTTAAGCTTGTTACCTATTTCTATTGCTTTGTTGGTTGTGTCCATTTCCTCGTTGATTTTTTATACAGGAGTGGTTTTAAAAAACACCGATGCGAGCTTTTCGCTCTTTTATGGGGGGTTGTTTTCGCTCATTGTCACTTATCTTTTAGCTTACAAGTTTTTAGAAAAAGGAGGATTTTTTAAAATCGTATTGGAGGGCTTTAAGAGCATGGGATCAGCGATACTGGTCTTAACGCTCGCTTGGGCTATTGGGCCTGTGATTAGAGATGACGCTCAAACGGGGCTTTACTTGGCTCAAGTAAGCAAGGAGTTTTTAAATAGTGGGGGGAATGCATATATGCCCTTAATCTTTTTTTTAATCTCTGGGTTTATCGCTTTTTCTACCGGCACGAGCTGGGGGGCGTTTGCAATCATGCTGCCCATCGGAGCGGGCATAGCTAGTGAAAGCGATATTATTTTAATCGTCTCAGCGATTCTTTCTGGGGCGGTTTATGGGGATCACACAAGCCCCATTTCTGATACGACTCTATTATCGGCTACTGGGGCGGGGTGTTCGGCACAAAGCCATTTTATCACGCAACTCCCTTATGCGACTATTGCGATGCTTTGTAGCGTGGTGAGTTTGGTTATTGCAAGTTTTATGCATTCTCATTTGCTTGGGCTTTTAATCGGTGTGGCTTTGCTTGTAGGGGTGTTTTATCTTTTGAAAAAATTTTATGGTGAAAATCTAAAAGCTTAAATTAGGCATTGATTTTAAAATTTGTAAAAAATGCTAAAAGCATTTTTTATAATCACATGCTAAAGAGCTTGCGTGAGCGAGTGGTAGTTTCTTAAGCGGTCTTCTTGGGTTAGGGGGATTTAGTTGGGGGTTAAGGGGGAGAATGATTTCAAAATACCCCCCTATTCCCTTAAAAAAATGAGTTTTATAATATATAATTATAAAAATTTAAAACCCCATTTTTGAAAAAATAATCAATTTAATTAATTCAAATAAGGTGAAAACCATCTATAATATCTATTATTTAAAAATACTCTGTGCATTTTCAAATCGTAACACCTTATTTTTAAAAAATCTATTTTTTGAGTTCCATCACAACTTATTAATCCATTTTAAGTTAAATTTCCTTATCAAAGATAAGGCTATATAAGGCTATATAAAGGAAGAACAATGGGGTGTTGCATTTAAGAAATAATGGATTTGGGGTGCTAATCAGTTTGGGGATTTTGTTGAGTGTTTTGAATGGCGATACTTTGGAGCGGTTTTCACACCCTTTAGTTTATCCGGCTAGTGGTGGGATTATTGGGGTTGATATTCCTAAACAGGCGTTCTATAAGCGAGCGTTCGCTACTACGATGAAGTCGCTATTTGGTGAAAACTTGCTTTTGTTTGTCAAGTTAAAGCATTCCGTGTTGGACCAACACATAACAGCCCCTTTGGAGAGCCACCACCACCGTTCTTTTGCCAAAAAGTATGAAAAGGCGATCAATGGTTGTCAAAAATATATCCATATCAAATTGCCTCAAGGCGATAAGTTCCGATCAGGATCTTACATGGCGACTATGATCATATCTTTTTGAAAAGTAAAAGGCTTTGTCTTCAATGAAGCATTGATTATAAAAACTAAAATGCTCAAAAGCATTTTAAAATAAAATACTAAAGAGTTTGCGTGAGCAAGCGGTAGCTTATTAAAAAAGCGGTCTTCTTGGGTTAGGGGGATTTAGTTGGGGGTTAAGGGGGGGAATGATTTCAAAATACCCCCTATCCCCTTAAGAGAATGGGTTTAAAATAAAATTTAAAAAAATAATTTTTATAATGAAATAAAATCTAAAACAATAAAAATGATTTAGTTATTTATGTTCCATTCCCTAAAATCTATACAAAATTTTTATTTTGCGCTAGAATGCGCGAAAAATAAAGATTAGGATTGATTGAAAAATGAAAAAAATTTCATGCTTATTGCTTGCAATAAGTTTTTTATTGGATTTTTTGAATGCCTCTAGCTTGTATGAACGGCTTGTTAATAAAGAAACGATCAGCGTTGGTACAGAGGGCATTTACCCCCCTTTCACTTACCATGATAAAGAGGGTAAGCTCACCGGCTATGATGTGGAAGTGGCTAGGGAGCTGGCTAAAGAGCTTGGCGTGAAAATCAAATTCCACGAAACTTCATGGGATATTATGCTTACGGGTCTAAAATCAGGGCGTTTTGATATGGTCGCTAATCAAGTGAGTTTGACGACTAAAAAACGCCAAGCGACTTTTGATAAAAGCTTGCCTTATAGCTACTCAGGTACGATCATGCTGGTTAGAAAAGATGAAAATCGCATTAAAGACATTAAAGATATTAAAGGCTTGAGAGCGGCTAACACTTTAAGCTCCACTTATGGGGAAATCGCTTTCAAATACGACGCTCAAATCGTTTCAGTGGATTCTATGGCACAAGCGTTGTTATTGGTGGCGCAAAAACGAGCCGATTTGACCTTAAATAGTTCTTTAGCCATTTTAAACTACCTTAACACCCATAAAAACAACCCCTTTAAAATCGCATGGGAATCCAAAGAAAAAGATGGGGGTGCTTCCTTTGTCATTAACAAACACCAAGAAAAAGCCTTGGAGCTTATCGACAAGGCGATGCAAAAATTGATAGATAAAGGGGTTTTGAAACGCTTGGGCGAACAATTTTTTGGAAAAGATGTCAGCCAACCATAATTTGTCTTTGTTTTTTGAATCTTTAGATTTGAGCAAAGAGCGTTTGGAATTGTTATTAGAGGCTTTCTACCCCATGCTAAAAGCCGCTTTTTGCATTTCTTTGCCTTTGGCGATCATCTCTTTTATTTTGGGCTTATGGCTCGCTATTGTGGTAGCTCTCATTAAGATCGCATCCCCTAAACGCCTTATTCATAGGGCTTTATTAGCGGGCGTGAATTTTTATGTGTCAATCATAAGAGGTACGCCTTTATTGGTCCAAATCGTGGTGGTGTTTTATGGTTTACCCGCCCTTGGGGTGTATATTGATCCAATCCCGGCAGGCATTATTGCGTTTTCGCTCAATGTGGGGGCATACGCTTCAGAGACTTTGAGGGCGAGTTTTCTTTCTATCCCTAAAGATCAATGGGATTCTAGCTTAAGTCTGGGTTTGAATTACTTGCAGACTTTTTGGCATGTCATCTTTTTTCAAGCGCTCAAAGTCGCCACGCCAAGCTTGAGTAACACTTTCATTAGCCTTTTTAAAGAAACTTCTTTGGCTTCTGTGGTTACTATCGCAGAGATTTTTAGAATCGCGCAACAAAAAGCCAATGCAAGCTATGACTTTCTCCCTATTTACCTAGAAGCCGCTTTGATTTACTGGCTTTTTTGCTTGGCTTTAGAGAGGATTCAAAAGCATGTGGAGAAAATCTTAAATTAGTGCTGTAA comes from Helicobacter acinonychis and encodes:
- a CDS encoding Na+/H+ antiporter NhaC family protein, which translates into the protein MGLSALSLIVPFSVILMVFFTKRVALSLFMGIAISAVLMHSLHLPQLVEYIYHKITAVFYTYEPEKGLHFNLSNLYVFGFLIFLGVLSQVIFKSGSVQNFVKKARKHSKNAKTPEFIAFFSGIIIFVDDYFNALTVGQISKSLNDAHNSTRERLAYIIDSTSAPVCLLVPISSWGAYIMGIMNNDNSPLLKDGFSVLVQSLSSNYYAIFALIAVFLTILWQINLPSMRKYQNIGVKDFYSEQEEDSSKLAPLSLLPISIALLVVSISSLIFYTGVVLKNTDASFSLFYGGLFSLIVTYLLAYKFLEKGGFFKIVLEGFKSMGSAILVLTLAWAIGPVIRDDAQTGLYLAQVSKEFLNSGGNAYMPLIFFLISGFIAFSTGTSWGAFAIMLPIGAGIASESDIILIVSAILSGAVYGDHTSPISDTTLLSATGAGCSAQSHFITQLPYATIAMLCSVVSLVIASFMHSHLLGLLIGVALLVGVFYLLKKFYGENLKA
- a CDS encoding amino acid ABC transporter permease, with protein sequence MSANHNLSLFFESLDLSKERLELLLEAFYPMLKAAFCISLPLAIISFILGLWLAIVVALIKIASPKRLIHRALLAGVNFYVSIIRGTPLLVQIVVVFYGLPALGVYIDPIPAGIIAFSLNVGAYASETLRASFLSIPKDQWDSSLSLGLNYLQTFWHVIFFQALKVATPSLSNTFISLFKETSLASVVTIAEIFRIAQQKANASYDFLPIYLEAALIYWLFCLALERIQKHVEKILN
- a CDS encoding RidA family protein, which encodes MKEVIHSKLAPKAIGPYSQAIATNDLVFVSGQLGIDATTGEFKGADIHSQTTQSMENIKAILKEAGLGMDSVVKTTILLKSLDDFAVVNEIYGSYFKEPYPARATFQVAKLPKDALVEIEAIAIK
- a CDS encoding amino acid ABC transporter substrate-binding protein, with amino-acid sequence MKKISCLLLAISFLLDFLNASSLYERLVNKETISVGTEGIYPPFTYHDKEGKLTGYDVEVARELAKELGVKIKFHETSWDIMLTGLKSGRFDMVANQVSLTTKKRQATFDKSLPYSYSGTIMLVRKDENRIKDIKDIKGLRAANTLSSTYGEIAFKYDAQIVSVDSMAQALLLVAQKRADLTLNSSLAILNYLNTHKNNPFKIAWESKEKDGGASFVINKHQEKALELIDKAMQKLIDKGVLKRLGEQFFGKDVSQP